One genomic window of Methanosalsum zhilinae DSM 4017 includes the following:
- a CDS encoding M20 metallopeptidase family protein: MNTNHDLNEWLIRIRREFHSIPEKSFREYKTQQKIIDILNDIGIEYEMVAGTGIVATIDGIEYGKCIALRADMDGLEVTEQLSEKNLEYISRHPGFMHACGHDAHMAMVLGAAKLLNKNRRYFRGSIKIIFQPAEEQPPGGAREMIAQGALEGVDAIIGIHVFTNLDTGKVALKKGALMASSNMFSMTIQGKGGHHSDYDKCIDPIAIASEFICSIRKEIDQILGHGSYAMGFGNIHSGSQFNRIPDCAYMDGSVRTFSCEHIGIIENTFRNVLDNLMKKYSLKHLPDLPSYTLKLSRGYPVLINNPGFTESATRFLVNNFDNIDPEIKEFFGSEDFAFYLRKIPGTFILLGTKNIEKGIVEGNHSNRFDIDEDILIKGSNIMYCLSMDFLKTPEPYLI, encoded by the coding sequence ATGAATACTAACCATGATCTAAACGAATGGCTGATCAGAATCAGACGAGAGTTTCATAGCATACCTGAAAAGAGCTTTAGAGAATATAAAACCCAGCAGAAGATCATTGATATTCTAAACGACATAGGAATAGAATATGAAATGGTTGCAGGCACAGGTATAGTTGCAACCATAGATGGTATTGAATATGGAAAATGTATTGCCCTGCGGGCTGATATGGATGGTCTTGAGGTAACTGAACAATTGAGTGAAAAGAATCTGGAATATATTTCCCGGCATCCAGGATTCATGCATGCCTGTGGACATGATGCACATATGGCGATGGTGCTGGGCGCTGCAAAACTACTGAATAAAAACCGCAGATACTTCAGAGGGAGTATAAAGATCATTTTTCAACCTGCAGAGGAGCAGCCACCAGGCGGGGCAAGAGAAATGATCGCACAGGGAGCACTCGAAGGTGTTGATGCAATTATTGGCATCCATGTCTTCACAAATCTGGATACAGGTAAAGTTGCCCTTAAAAAAGGTGCTTTGATGGCCAGTTCAAACATGTTTTCCATGACTATTCAGGGCAAAGGCGGTCATCATTCAGACTATGATAAATGTATAGATCCTATTGCTATTGCTTCCGAATTTATATGCAGTATACGCAAAGAAATAGATCAAATACTTGGTCATGGCAGTTATGCGATGGGCTTTGGAAACATCCATAGTGGGTCACAGTTTAACAGGATTCCGGATTGTGCATATATGGATGGCAGTGTACGAACATTCTCCTGTGAGCATATTGGTATAATAGAAAATACATTCAGAAATGTCCTTGACAATCTGATGAAAAAATATTCTCTTAAACATCTACCAGACCTTCCATCATATACTCTGAAATTGAGCAGGGGGTATCCTGTACTTATTAACAATCCCGGATTTACAGAATCTGCAACTCGCTTTCTGGTTAATAATTTTGATAATATAGATCCTGAAATAAAAGAGTTCTTTGGCTCTGAAGATTTTGCATTTTATCTGCGTAAAATACCGGGTACTTTTATCCTGCTTGGTACAAAAAATATAGAAAAGGGTATTGTTGAGGGAAATCATTCCAACAGGTTTGATATAGATGAAGATATACTCATAAAGGGTTCAAATATAATGTATTGTTTGTCTATGGATTTTCTTAAAACTCCAGAGCCATATCTGATATAA
- a CDS encoding archaeosine biosynthesis radical SAM protein RaSEA, producing the protein MTMKDLNKIVLDIRERQRIKPSANDRPAASWIGKDLVDGEIIDSLTIIFRTSGCYWGCAGGCTMCGYVYDSAAESPDDDDIHSQLEHALKKASDLEKMVVKIFTSGSFLDENEISRKSRENILLRLKEDDRIAKVIVETRPEFVTDQTMDDCMDLIAGKPFEIAVGLETSSDKIRSESINKGFSFRDFVRASEIAKVRGITTKAYLLLKPPFISEGMAVNDIIRSVNDIYPYADTVSINLCNVQKGTLVEMLWERKQFRPPWLWSIVEILHRTKSAHPDIVIMSDPVGAGSQRGPHNCKICSRDVADAVRNFSLTQDIRVLESVSCECRYLWEKIIELDDYTYGAPITV; encoded by the coding sequence TCTTGTAGATGGGGAAATAATAGATTCACTGACAATTATCTTCAGAACCTCAGGTTGTTACTGGGGATGTGCCGGTGGATGCACTATGTGTGGATATGTGTATGACAGTGCTGCAGAGTCCCCAGACGATGATGACATTCATTCACAGCTGGAACATGCACTCAAAAAAGCGTCTGATCTTGAAAAAATGGTGGTAAAGATATTTACCTCAGGCAGCTTTCTGGATGAGAATGAGATCAGTAGAAAATCCCGAGAAAATATCCTGCTTCGATTAAAGGAAGATGACCGCATTGCAAAGGTCATTGTAGAGACAAGACCTGAATTTGTGACCGACCAGACAATGGATGATTGCATGGATCTCATTGCTGGCAAGCCTTTTGAAATTGCGGTTGGCCTTGAGACAAGTTCAGATAAGATACGTTCAGAATCTATCAACAAGGGTTTTAGCTTCAGGGACTTTGTAAGGGCATCGGAAATTGCAAAGGTAAGGGGAATAACTACAAAGGCCTATCTGCTTCTCAAACCACCTTTTATTTCAGAAGGTATGGCTGTTAATGATATTATTCGCTCAGTGAATGACATTTATCCTTATGCGGATACAGTATCCATTAATCTCTGCAATGTTCAGAAGGGTACTCTTGTGGAGATGCTCTGGGAAAGAAAGCAGTTCCGTCCTCCCTGGCTGTGGAGTATTGTTGAAATACTGCACAGGACAAAATCAGCGCATCCGGATATTGTGATAATGTCAGATCCCGTGGGTGCAGGATCACAACGTGGTCCACATAACTGCAAAATATGCAGCAGGGATGTGGCAGATGCAGTGAGAAATTTTTCTTTAACTCAGGATATAAGGGTGCTTGAGAGTGTATCCTGTGAGTGTCGTTATCTATGGGAAAAAATAATTGAGCTTGATGATTATACCTATGGTGCTCCCATTACGGTGTAA
- a CDS encoding DUF2098 domain-containing protein, whose product MGGEEIGEVSDINGVPIKVGSTVRYINTGTVGNITDIKQDSEGAWALLDDTDLYYRVDFLEVTAMKKVPKKAEKKKEYQPHRESLEDMESFDSELSSQATGGG is encoded by the coding sequence TTGGGTGGAGAAGAGATTGGTGAAGTATCCGATATTAACGGGGTTCCAATTAAGGTAGGCAGTACTGTGCGCTACATAAATACAGGTACTGTTGGCAATATTACTGACATCAAGCAGGATTCTGAAGGCGCATGGGCGCTGCTTGATGATACCGATCTGTATTACCGGGTGGATTTTCTGGAAGTTACAGCAATGAAGAAGGTTCCTAAGAAAGCTGAGAAAAAGAAAGAATACCAACCCCACAGGGAATCCTTAGAAGATATGGAATCATTTGATTCCGAACTCTCATCCCAGGCAACAGGGGGAGGCTGA
- a CDS encoding non-histone chromosomal MC1 family protein, translating to MAQTRNFVLRDEKGNEHGVFTGKQPRQAALKVANRGSGSKSKPETIRLRERGTKKVHVFKGWKEMVDAPKNKPDWMPDKINKPYVKKVKIEKLDEI from the coding sequence ATGGCTCAGACAAGAAATTTTGTACTACGAGATGAAAAGGGAAATGAGCATGGCGTATTTACTGGAAAACAACCACGTCAGGCTGCTCTAAAAGTGGCAAACCGGGGAAGTGGATCCAAAAGCAAGCCAGAGACCATCAGACTCAGAGAGCGTGGAACAAAAAAAGTCCATGTGTTCAAAGGCTGGAAAGAAATGGTTGATGCGCCAAAGAACAAACCAGACTGGATGCCAGATAAGATCAACAAGCCCTATGTCAAAAAGGTTAAAATTGAAAAGCTCGATGAAATCTGA
- the argB gene encoding acetylglutamate kinase has product MTLTREKVLIEALPYIREFYGSLMVIKIGGHAMVDPEVMDDIIQDIVLLRYVGIYPIIVHGGGPEITAKMEIMGKKPEFIGGLRITDDETMEIASMVLVGNINTNIVSLIGLHGGRGIGLSGKDGRMIIARKKPSQRIMIEDIEHEVDLGWVGETEIINPELLSIVTEKGYIPVISPIAMDVRGNSLNINADTVAGDIAAAIHAKKLILMTDVPGILEKHDDKSTRISRIAVGDVENLISEGIITGGMIPKIRSASTAVESGVEGIHIINGSVSHSILLELFTDQGIGTMLYKKDTS; this is encoded by the coding sequence ATGACCCTTACTAGAGAAAAAGTCCTGATAGAAGCCCTACCATATATAAGAGAATTTTACGGGTCCCTAATGGTCATCAAGATCGGTGGCCATGCAATGGTAGACCCTGAAGTAATGGATGACATTATTCAGGACATAGTTCTGCTTAGATATGTAGGGATATATCCCATTATAGTCCATGGAGGAGGACCGGAAATAACTGCAAAAATGGAGATCATGGGGAAAAAACCAGAATTCATTGGTGGACTCCGAATAACCGATGATGAGACCATGGAAATTGCCAGTATGGTCCTGGTGGGTAATATCAATACCAATATTGTATCTCTTATTGGCCTTCACGGAGGCAGGGGAATCGGACTCTCAGGTAAAGACGGACGAATGATAATCGCAAGAAAAAAACCAAGTCAGCGTATCATGATCGAAGATATTGAACACGAGGTTGATCTTGGATGGGTTGGAGAAACGGAAATTATTAATCCTGAACTGCTAAGCATTGTTACAGAGAAGGGATACATCCCTGTAATATCACCTATAGCAATGGATGTAAGGGGCAATAGCCTGAACATTAATGCCGACACCGTAGCTGGAGACATAGCTGCGGCCATTCATGCAAAAAAGCTTATACTTATGACAGATGTACCAGGAATACTTGAAAAGCATGATGATAAGTCTACTCGAATATCCAGAATAGCAGTTGGGGATGTTGAGAATCTGATTAGTGAAGGAATAATCACAGGTGGAATGATACCAAAGATCAGAAGTGCATCAACAGCTGTTGAAAGCGGAGTCGAGGGAATTCATATAATCAATGGAAGTGTGTCCCATTCAATACTCCTGGAACTCTTCACTGATCAGGGAATAGGAACCATGCTTTATAAAAAAGATACATCCTGA
- a CDS encoding nucleotidyltransferase domain-containing protein produces the protein MVKTRIRDFIITKENWIFAVADYFHPDGIRSVLRYVPDETGDRKLNKIRYRKYDFDDAFQFMRSNRPEWVEDVHIVPEDQVKQILTPPERIPFLVQNDERVKYIVNNLKSAGVPESCMGVTGSMLLGLQKSSSDIDFVVYGNAWFDARRALISAKSRGETIEDISEEMWKFIYNKRKPELSFEEFIVHEKRKGNRGMVQGTYFDLLFVRDWSQIKEPIKRGTDLGYMEIKARVTNSDLAFDSPSVYMIDHNEIDHVLSYTHTYSGQVIEGEIMNARGMVEQVGDIKRLVVGTSREPEGEWIRSLTLLEGK, from the coding sequence ATGGTAAAAACTAGAATCAGGGACTTTATTATAACCAAAGAAAACTGGATCTTTGCTGTTGCAGATTATTTCCATCCAGATGGAATTCGTTCCGTGCTCAGATATGTACCCGATGAGACCGGAGACAGGAAACTGAACAAAATAAGATACAGAAAATATGATTTTGATGATGCTTTCCAGTTCATGAGATCAAACAGACCGGAGTGGGTGGAAGATGTGCACATAGTTCCTGAAGACCAGGTAAAGCAGATATTGACACCGCCTGAAAGGATTCCTTTTCTTGTACAAAATGATGAGCGTGTAAAATATATTGTAAATAATCTAAAATCTGCCGGAGTACCGGAATCATGTATGGGGGTAACCGGTTCAATGCTTCTTGGTTTACAGAAAAGTAGTTCAGATATTGATTTTGTGGTATACGGAAATGCCTGGTTCGATGCCCGCAGGGCACTCATATCTGCAAAATCCAGAGGAGAGACCATAGAGGATATCAGTGAAGAGATGTGGAAATTTATCTATAACAAAAGAAAACCAGAATTGTCATTTGAAGAGTTCATAGTCCATGAAAAGCGCAAGGGCAATAGAGGCATGGTTCAGGGAACATATTTTGATCTTCTGTTTGTACGTGACTGGAGCCAGATCAAAGAGCCTATCAAACGCGGTACAGATCTGGGATATATGGAAATCAAAGCAAGGGTCACAAATTCAGATCTTGCATTCGACAGTCCATCTGTATATATGATAGATCATAATGAAATTGACCATGTACTCTCATATACCCATACCTATTCTGGACAGGTGATCGAAGGAGAGATTATGAATGCTAGGGGCATGGTTGAGCAGGTTGGAGATATTAAACGCCTTGTTGTAGGTACATCCAGGGAACCAGAGGGTGAGTGGATTCGTTCACTCACACTCCTGGAAGGCAAATGA
- a CDS encoding GNAT family N-acetyltransferase, which translates to MKQKVSNNYDLIFRKGHESEFRDIYEFVPQCKPLGNYTMDFYRIMLRYNSDSCFVVEYDEEIVGWILSMVSLNRSDTCFLWQIGIKPSLQNHGIGNPFLRYAEDEFKNFGCSRVELTIGPENLRSQRFFEKNGYSNISETAGETIVINGNTAIKDYYRPDGHYMLYEKYL; encoded by the coding sequence ATGAAACAAAAGGTTTCAAACAACTATGACCTTATATTCAGAAAAGGTCACGAGAGTGAGTTCAGGGATATCTATGAATTTGTGCCACAATGCAAACCTCTTGGAAATTATACAATGGACTTTTACAGGATAATGCTTAGGTATAATTCAGATAGCTGTTTTGTAGTAGAGTATGATGAAGAGATTGTAGGCTGGATTCTTTCAATGGTATCGCTTAACAGAAGTGATACCTGTTTTCTCTGGCAGATAGGTATCAAACCCTCACTTCAAAATCATGGTATTGGCAATCCCTTTCTCCGGTATGCTGAAGACGAATTTAAAAATTTTGGATGCTCACGGGTCGAACTTACTATCGGACCGGAGAATCTAAGGTCACAGAGATTCTTTGAGAAAAATGGATACTCCAATATAAGTGAAACTGCAGGAGAAACCATTGTGATCAATGGAAATACTGCAATAAAGGATTACTACCGTCCAGATGGCCACTATATGCTCTATGAAAAATATCTGTGA
- a CDS encoding N-acetyltransferase, giving the protein MLRKAVIDDIKPMKKIIDNYAKKELMLPRSLSELYESIRDFYVYEENNEIIGCCALHVVWEDLAEILSLAVIAEHNKRKIGTSLLKACIDEGYTLGVKKVFTLSYVPEFFEKNGFEKVDKSTLPHKVWSGCIKCPKFPECEEIALIRELEPARSDT; this is encoded by the coding sequence TTGTTAAGGAAAGCTGTTATCGACGATATTAAACCAATGAAAAAAATCATTGATAATTATGCAAAAAAGGAGCTTATGCTGCCAAGATCTCTCAGCGAGCTGTATGAATCCATACGTGATTTTTACGTATATGAAGAGAACAACGAGATAATTGGCTGCTGTGCCCTGCACGTTGTATGGGAAGATCTTGCCGAGATATTATCCCTGGCAGTGATTGCTGAACATAACAAAAGGAAGATCGGAACCAGTTTATTGAAGGCCTGTATAGATGAAGGGTATACTCTTGGTGTAAAAAAGGTATTTACACTTTCATACGTACCCGAGTTTTTTGAAAAAAACGGATTTGAAAAAGTTGATAAATCCACACTCCCCCACAAAGTATGGAGCGGATGCATCAAATGTCCAAAGTTTCCTGAATGTGAAGAAATCGCACTTATTCGGGAACTTGAGCCAGCCCGATCTGACACATGA
- the mptA gene encoding GTP cyclohydrolase MptA, whose protein sequence is MELPIVMLPDVQANKPQIPVNLSRVGVTDVKKLVEIKRKGKRPIVLISTFDIFVDLPSNLKGANLSRNFEAVDEVLEKAVNMPVYEIEQLCSDVAHSLLTRHEYATQSEVIMKSEYVIKRESPATKMNCQEVVDIFAESTAVRKDNDNIEVRNLVGAEVVGMTACPCAQEIMRDTARKELEALGVDNKKIARFLHKVPMATHNQRGRGIISVESKGDASVSLETIIKIIEKSMSSSIVELLKRSDEAVVVEQAHLNPKFVEDCVRTMARNIVNELNHLPDDAVVVIKQINEESIHRHNAFAERIATMGELRAEIESLK, encoded by the coding sequence ATGGAACTTCCTATTGTAATGCTTCCTGATGTTCAGGCAAATAAACCCCAGATCCCGGTCAACCTCTCAAGGGTTGGTGTGACAGATGTAAAAAAACTGGTCGAGATAAAAAGAAAAGGTAAAAGACCCATTGTGCTGATAAGCACCTTTGATATATTTGTAGATCTTCCGTCAAACCTTAAAGGAGCAAATCTATCTAGAAACTTTGAAGCAGTAGATGAAGTTCTGGAAAAGGCTGTCAATATGCCGGTTTATGAGATCGAGCAGCTTTGCAGTGATGTAGCGCACAGTTTACTCACAAGACACGAATATGCGACCCAGTCAGAAGTAATAATGAAAAGCGAATACGTCATCAAAAGGGAATCTCCAGCAACTAAAATGAATTGTCAGGAAGTTGTTGATATTTTTGCAGAGTCCACAGCTGTCAGAAAAGATAATGATAATATAGAAGTGAGAAATCTTGTTGGTGCTGAAGTTGTTGGCATGACTGCCTGTCCCTGTGCTCAGGAAATAATGAGGGACACTGCAAGAAAAGAACTGGAGGCACTCGGTGTTGACAACAAAAAGATTGCCAGATTCCTTCATAAGGTACCAATGGCAACCCATAACCAGCGTGGCCGCGGGATCATATCTGTGGAGTCAAAGGGTGATGCATCAGTATCACTTGAAACAATAATAAAGATCATTGAAAAATCTATGAGTTCCAGTATTGTTGAACTTCTAAAACGCAGTGATGAAGCGGTGGTGGTTGAACAGGCGCATCTCAATCCAAAGTTTGTTGAAGACTGTGTACGTACAATGGCCCGCAACATTGTAAATGAACTTAATCATCTTCCGGATGATGCTGTTGTTGTGATAAAGCAGATCAATGAGGAAAGTATTCACCGACATAATGCATTTGCAGAAAGAATTGCTACAATGGGAGAGCTGCGTGCTGAAATAGAATCTCTCAAATAA